tcacctcctcacctccccacctgtccacctccTCTCCTGTCCACCTCTTCACCTGTCCATCTCTCTACCTCTCTACCTCTCCATCTCTCCACCTCCCCATCTGTCCATCTCTCCACGTCTCCACCTGTCCATTTCTCtacctgtcccctcccctcctgtccatCTCTCCACCTGTCCACCTGTCCATCTCTTTACTTCTCCACCACCCCAcctgtccccctccccacctGTCCATCTGTCCACCTCTCCACTTCTTCTGTCAGCTCCTCACCTGTTCTTTTCTCTGCCAGTCCACCTCTTCATCTCTCCACAAGTTCACTTCTGTCTTTGTACACCTCTCCACCTCTCCTTGTCCACCTGTTCACATCTCCTGTCCACCTGTCTACCTCTCTCCTTGTCCATCTCTCCACCTGTCCACTTCTCTACCTATCCATTTCTCCTTCTGTGCAcctctctcctttttaaaaagaaatttaaaaaattccttctgattagtcacacatgacagtagatgcattttgacacattgtgcacaaatggagcagacctctccttcctctggctgcccACCGTGCAGTCACGTCAGTAGTGTGACCATAGACGTGTATGGGGTGATAACGTCTGTCTCGTTCCACGATCCTTCCCACACCCACagaccctgccctcccctccctctcttctgcACAATCCAGAGTTCCTTcatttccctccccctccctgccaCTGTGGATCAGCTTCTGCTTATCAGctaaaacatttggcctttggtcttttgg
This is a stretch of genomic DNA from Ictidomys tridecemlineatus isolate mIctTri1 chromosome 2, mIctTri1.hap1, whole genome shotgun sequence. It encodes these proteins:
- the LOC144375520 gene encoding uncharacterized protein LOC144375520 — protein: MSTSSPVHLPTCPPLHLSTSSPPHLSTSPPLHLSTSSPPHLSTSPPVHLPTCPPPHLFTCPPLHLPTCPPPHLFTSPVHLFTCSPLHLPTSPSPHLFTSSPVHLPTSPPVHLFTSPPLHLPTCPPPLLSTSSPTSPPPHLLTSPPVHLLSCPPLHLSISLPLYLSISPPPHLSISPRLHLSISLPVPSPPVHLSTCPPVHLFTSPPPHLSPSPPVHLSTSPLLLSAPHLFFSLPVHLFISPQVHFCLCTPLHLSLSTCSHLLSTCLPLSLSISPPVHFSTYPFLLLCTSLLFKKKFKKFLLISHT